From a region of the Triticum aestivum cultivar Chinese Spring chromosome 7D, IWGSC CS RefSeq v2.1, whole genome shotgun sequence genome:
- the LOC123167260 gene encoding NAC domain-containing protein 66: MSISVNGQSVVPPGFRFHPTEEELLTYYLAKKVASQRIDLDVIPDVDLNKLEPWDIQARCRIGTGPQNDWYLFSHKDKKYPTGTRTNRATAAGFWKATGRDKPIYSAAGRIGMRKTLVFYKGRAPHGHKSDWIMHEYRLDDAVAPATNTVFAAGDASSYYSGISSPVRGVAGDQSPLAQEDGWVICRVFKKNIVAQHQAGQSGGRGGGAASNKLVGAGAVERSQSNCSSTVTAASDPAKAQMMHCAGSDDGLDNILRYMDRSSAASCKQETKPTNPSSSPLDQLINSACHSGSSTLYEKFMKLPPLEYGGDWDALDRLAAYELNGLSDAATAKTTNGMSYIVDELGGATTAYTSGGTAHSSSLTGGGDGDLWSLARSVSSLHADLTMTCFNAVGC, from the exons ATGAGCATCTCCGTGAACGGGCAGTCGGTGGTGCCGCCGGGGTTCCGGTTCCACCCGACGGAGGAGGAGCTGCTCACTTACTACCTCGCCAAGAAGGTGGCCTCGCAGCGCATCGACCTCGACGTCATCCCCGACGTCGATCTCAACAAGCTCGAGCCATGGGACATCCAAG CGCGGTGCCGGATCGGAACTGGCCCGCAGAACGACTGGTACCTGTTCAGCCACAAGGACAAGAAGTACCCCACTGGGACGCGCACCAACCGCGCCACCGCAGCCGGGTTCTGGAAGGCCACCGGCCGGGACAAGCCCATCTACTCCGCCGCCGGCCGCATCGGCATGCGCAAGACGCTCGTCTTCTACAAGGGCCGTGCCCCACACGGCCACAAGTCCGACTGGATCATGCACGAGTACCGCCTTGACGACGCCGTCGCCCCTGCGACCAACACCGTCTTTGCTGCCGGCGACGCAAGTTCCTACTACTCCGGCATCTCATCCCCG GTTCGCGGCGTGGCCGGGGACCAGTCGCCGTTGGCACAGGAGGACGGGTGGGTCATCTGTAGGGTGTTCAAGAAGAACATCGTTGCGCAGCACCAAGCTGGCCAGagcggcggcaggggcggcggcgcagcgTCCAACAAGCTGGTTGGCGCCGGTGCCGTGGAGCGCAGCCAGAGCAACTGCTCGTCGACGGTGACCGCAGCCAGCGACCCCGCCAAGGCGCAGATGATGCACTGCGCCGGCAGCGACGACGGGCTCGACAACATCCTCAGGTACATGGACCGCTCATCCGCGGCATCGTGCAAGCAGGAGACCAAGCCCACCAACCCATCATCGTCACCGCTGGACCAGCTGATCAACAGCGCGTGCCACAGCGGCAGCAGCACCCTGTACGAAAAGTTCATGAAGCTCCCGCCGCTCGAGTACGGCGGCGACTGGGACGCTCTTGACCGGCTGGCGGCGTACGAGCTCAACGGTCTCTCTGACGCCGCGACGGCCAAGACGACCAACGGCATGTCCTACATCGTGGACGAGCTCGGCGGCGCCACCACGGCCTACACCAGCGGTGGCACGGCACACAGTTCCTCCCTcaccgggggcggcgacggcgacctgTGGAGCCTGGCGCGGTCGGTGTCATCGCTACACGCGGACTTGACGATGACCTGTTTTAACGCCGTCGGGTGCTGA